The genomic window CCCACAAAAATGTAGCCAGCCATAACGCCACGGCCGATCCTAtaaaattgcaatatttttgtattaaCAGGACTAGAGATCgagaaaaaatataacatatatagcataacataattatatagcatgtatagcatcagtgacaaaggtaatcaaTAATATCGGCAtgtaacagaaataaataatGGTTAAATCttttgccagattggtgtcAATTAGCTTTTACCGAATATCCATCGGATTAAGGTAAACTAGCGTGACATGTGCGTCTTATGTTTACAATCCTGAAGATGGTAACTACTAAAAGTAGAAGAAAGCATTAAAAGATCTCATGCTCTTGGCAGAACAATTTAGATTTGTCTGCAGATTTCCGTTTACCTGTAATTTACAACTGACATTTTCGGAATTGTTTGGATACACAAATCTTGAGCACCTCTTCGTTTGGGATTAACATGCAGTGtaatgtgacctctgacctagtTAATAAAAGCAAGAGGAATTTACGGACAAGAGACCAAAGCTAACTCAAGATATATTGGTAGGAAGGAAAACCGTTATTTAAACATTAATTTAATCCAATCAACGAGTTCGAAGTAGCATTATCATGTAGCCAAGCCTCCATTTCTGTTGGCCATATAGCCATAAGCATGGGTTAATTGATAAGGAAGTCGTGCTTTGATTGGTTGCCAACAATGCACATTTGCAGTAATgatgtatttcaaaattttcagtttcagtttgaattCGCTATATGGTGATAGCGTTAAAGGCCCGCTTTTTCCCTGGTTCGCTTCGAATTCGCCCACGCGGTGGTTTATTAGGTGGTTATAGCTCCCTGGCCAGGCTTCATCGTTAACACCTTTTGGTGGGTCATTAACAATTTGCGTCCATGATAGCATTATTTGTTAATAATACAGATTACAGCAAACATAATGATTGATtttcaataaataaatgttCATTGTATACAGATGGTCATATCAACAAACAGGTTAAACCATTAAAAAATCGCAATCACTTCaataatgtatgatattgttaaAACTGAGATCATCATAACGTTTTAAGTCATGTAATATTctaaacataacaacatgtagaCATGTATTACATTCGACAAAAGAAATCTTCCACATTTGTCAAGTTTGACCCTTATCGTTTCTTATTTCACAGTGTGGCTTTATGTCAAACTCGATCGACTTCGTTCAGAGAAGGATAGACTCCAAACGACAGTGGATGGTGACACAGACACTCTGGTGACACTGAAGCTCAGAACCGAGACTCTAACAGATCAGAGGAAGTCGCTGGAAGCACGTCTACGTGATGGTATATGTGACATCGAGATATTACAAAATGTCACCCAACAGTTGAAGAATAAGTTGGATGTGGTTTCCCGGCAACTCGTCGATAGGGATCAGCGGTTACGGACGGTGGAGGATCGGCTGAGCTCTCTGCAGGGTTGCGATGATTGTCTTTTGCGAGGTACGATGAAATGATTTCTGTCTGTGTCTCTGAGTTCAGAGTTGGCAGAATTACTAATATGTCAACCTTGTGTGACAACTGACCGATATTCCTCTTTTTCcgtctctctttctgtctgtcgGTGTTTCTGTAGTTCTTTGCATATGCTATAGTTATATCTTATCACACAGTGACAGGAAATGGAGGATAAGTTTTAGGTTtgtgggagtgacaggaagttgaGCTCAGAGTTGGCAGCATAAGTAATTTGTCAACCCTGTGTGACAATTGACCGATAGGCCATCCAGGTCAATGGAATCGTTTTGGAatgtatgtttctttgtttgtttctttgtgtttcGCAGTTATGTTTTTTCCATATCCTAGTCATGCTCCCCGTaaagtgacaggaagttaacAATGGACACCGTATATTTTTGATTATCAAAATTGCATTTGCATGATCGATGAACTAGAATTAAAAAAGACATACCAGAAAACCTCGGAATGAGATCTTCGCACTCTTGATTGAATATGTTTTCAAATCATGGCATACACTTATCATTGAATTTTGATTACGCTATAGAAATTGTTTAATGATGGTGCAACAAGATAACTGTTCTAACAGTGCGTATGACATACAACCAACTGATGAACTTACAGAACTGAATGTTCCTCTATGTTTGCCTGTATTTCAGACTGTTCAGATGTCAGAGCTCAGAACAGCCTGAACGGCGTGTATCCCGTGTGGCCCAAGAACTTTACAAACGCGTTTTATGTGTACTGTGACATGACCACTTCCGGTGGTGGCTGGACTGTCATTCAACAGCGCTTGGACGGCACCGTGGACTTCTTCAGGAATTGGACGGAATACAAGACCGGTTTCGGCGACCTCAATGGAGAATTCTGGATTGGAAACGATAACCTGTATCTCCTGACCAGCCAAAATGACTACAAGTTGCGCGTGGATCTCGAGGACTGGGAGGGCAACAAGGTTTACGCTGAATACAGTTCATTCACAGTCAGCTCGGAAGACGATAACTACAGGTTAAGACTTGGGTCGTACACTGGAAACGCTGGGGATTCTATGACGGCCTTGAACTCCTCGCAGGATATGAATCTGACTGATGCGCAGTTCAGTACAAAAGACAGGGACAATGAAAGCAGCTCGAAAAACTGCGCCTTTTTATTCAAGGGGGGATGGTGGTACAATGACTGTTTTCAGGCCAACCTGAACGGTAAATACTACCGACAAAGTAACTATAACTCAAATGTTCCAGACGGCATCATTTGGTGGTCTTTGAAGAAGAGTTACAACTACTCATTGAAGCGCGTGTCTATGAAAATACGACCAATGGTTTTTATCCCCTAAGTATAtataaaagtaataaaaaaatgtCGGATAACTTACGAGAGGCATATTTGCTTTGTGATATCGTTTTGCAGACGAGGCACGACTGTTGCGGAgacaattttatggatgaattTTCTATAGATCTATACGGACTCTATACGTTAGTGTTGGTAGTTTATAGTAAACGTGACTTAAGTCATATCATTACGGCACACCTCCTGGAGAAATTATGCATAGCACGTCAAGtgtaacttgttttgtttggcaTTTTCCGTTTAATGGCGAACATGAATGTAGACTTTGGAGATTTAAAAGACTGTGGAGGTCTTAACGTGAATCCTGTGCCAGTTATGGACGCGATTGACGACTCAAGGCGACTGTAGTGGAATCAAAGCGCCGGGCCTTTAATGCAGGGATAGACCTGAATAGAACAACAAGAAagaacaagatggcggctaccTCGTGGTCACATGACCTACTACGTAACGGGTCACGTGACCTATGGGATGCACAGAATTACTTGGGTCAGTATTGGGCGGTACGTACAGAGAGGACAAATGGTGGTAAGTTTTTCCTATCATAGAGGGTCCCTTATGGTTCTGATTTGTTGCCCGGCAGTCGACCACCAGGAACCGGTTACAATTCCCAATTGAATCCCTACTGCTGAGATGAAAAAGCCCGTATCGATTCTCTATCACAATCATCAATTAGAAGCATTGATCGGAAACCCTACTTATTGCCTAAGCTTGACGGAGGGATCGGAAACACCCCTTGCGGCGATAACCCACTTTGAAAATTGCAAACAATGTGAAACGTCAAAAGAACAATTGGCCAAAGGGTTCTCGTAATAATCTGACCGAGGATATGTTCCATTCTGGGTGAACAAATCTCATGTCTCATTTACTTCACGGTCTTTAATTTTCATAACTTTTTGTTATACGGTGGTGACTCTTGTTTCGCTGCCTGCTGTTTTAAAAGCTGATGTTCTTAATAAATCAATGTACTTGATTGATTacttatgaaatctacatgcaGTGAATTAGCTATATTTTCTAACGTTTGAGTAACAACCCTTCTGTTACTACGGCAACATAAAATATCAGCTGATGAAAGATTGCCATATTATCACCAAACGTACGTCTCCGTAGAtagtttgttgtatttttttttacatttcatttcgTCTTTGGTGTAAACCCTTTCGACGGCCTCCTGTTTAATTTCCTTACCGCTCTGGCACGTGTTGTGTTGGCAAAACTCTAGGGGTGTAATTATAGTGAGATAAGGTCTTATTTAGCACGCCAATAATGCCAAGTTAACTCTCAGACTGTAACAGTTAGCCCCCAAAAGAAAAGCCTTTGAATGGTTTGAATGGTTTCAGTACTCGCCTAAACCTACATGCATCTTTGGTAACATACGGTAGGGCTAATCAGTTACTTCAATTAAGAGTAGCTATAAGGATGCCAACAAGGATACTGATCAAAGACTGCCACGAGCTACTCAGATCCAAGTAGAATATGCTCGACTAACTTAGCTGTCGAGCTTTATTccatcaaaatattttcatatcattggtttcaaagcaaaacatttcaaatattATTTCAATAAACGTAGTTTCCaatgattttttaattttcttctgTAACATTTGATATTGTGATAAATTTACTCACCTTTTCCGGACACAAAGTAAAGCGACTACCAACAAGCTATCGACCCGTTTTCTTTTCTTACTTAATTTGATTTGACCCGGAGCCAACGACACATGACCTgagcggaagtgtgacgtcagcaacgggtcaaaggtgcctggTTGCCTGTACCGGCCCCCTTCTCTGTTGTTCTTATGTAACGTTGCAGTGAAGCCGCAAGGGGGAGTGGATAGAAATTAAAAGTAGGATGTTCAAAATTCAGCCACCTCCGGAAGGGAGTACCTTGAGTAggccagaaaaacaaaatgaagctCTCCAAGAACGGGAGGGTTCTGAATAgtagtaaagaaaaaaacaaagaatacaGAAAAACGCTGTTCAGTGCTTTTGACAGACGCTGTAGCTTACCAAAAGGATCTAACATAATTTTTAAGAAGACAATAGAGATTTCTTGTTATCAATTCATATAGGATCTTATCATGGCCCAAAGTTTGCAAAGGAAAATCACGGTTGGGAAGACAACTTGCTGCTTTTATACCTCTCTATATCTCCATGTTAGGGGATACATACAGCATGTGTTACATCCCCCTGAATAGGACGTGCCTTTCTTACCTTATGTCGTT from Branchiostoma lanceolatum isolate klBraLanc5 chromosome 4, klBraLanc5.hap2, whole genome shotgun sequence includes these protein-coding regions:
- the LOC136432208 gene encoding angiopoietin-related protein 7-like is translated as MRKQCEGSRYDTTIEIKTLNGSRQLPPKLSDGTLRTGSLPGSFGRKDRRSRSYYRSHWESDDALGPPTPLTCLQVAEPSSMKGSTITLEKKKERKPQRPSSKTQCRIMCSILTWVALIGLLGFTVWLYVKLDRLRSEKDRLQTTVDGDTDTLVTLKLRTETLTDQRKSLEARLRDGICDIEILQNVTQQLKNKLDVVSRQLVDRDQRLRTVEDRLSSLQGCDDCLLRDCSDVRAQNSLNGVYPVWPKNFTNAFYVYCDMTTSGGGWTVIQQRLDGTVDFFRNWTEYKTGFGDLNGEFWIGNDNLYLLTSQNDYKLRVDLEDWEGNKVYAEYSSFTVSSEDDNYRLRLGSYTGNAGDSMTALNSSQDMNLTDAQFSTKDRDNESSSKNCAFLFKGGWWYNDCFQANLNGKYYRQSNYNSNVPDGIIWWSLKKSYNYSLKRVSMKIRPMVFIP